The Salegentibacter mishustinae genome includes a window with the following:
- the nhaA gene encoding Na+/H+ antiporter NhaA, protein MGQSVRNQSTIGYIRETATKFLDRETAGGIFLIIATIVALLLANSKWAGAYHHFLGDELLFEFSEHLSFGLTIEEWINDGLMAIFFLVAGLELKREVMVGELSSIKKASAPLLAALGGMAVPALIFISLNLGTENIKGWGIPMATDIAYSLGIIGLLGKNVPRQLKTFLIALAIADDIGAILVIALFYSNELSWIYLGSGMGAFGLLLLMNWTGIKNLIWYIIIGIILWYCFLNSGIHPTIAGVLFAITIPIVPKLDSKILKERTATNVTNLEKTELEKLNPLQDKKQQIILKAIKTDTENSRPPLLKLENSLVDFNAFFIIPIFAVANAGVKLDVNLIEVVSGSLGLGILLGLAIGKVTGIGIFTLIGQKLGVSELHITLNWKHIIGIGMIAGIGFTMSLFITNLAFNDQELIKISKISILIASLLAAIGGAVILLLTSNKGRKNIVK, encoded by the coding sequence ATGGGGCAATCAGTTCGAAATCAATCCACTATTGGGTATATCAGGGAAACGGCAACAAAGTTCCTCGACAGGGAAACAGCTGGGGGGATTTTTTTAATAATTGCTACTATAGTTGCCCTTCTTTTAGCTAATTCAAAGTGGGCAGGTGCCTATCATCATTTTCTTGGCGATGAATTGCTTTTTGAATTTTCCGAGCATCTTAGTTTTGGGCTAACAATTGAAGAATGGATCAATGATGGCCTAATGGCAATTTTCTTTTTGGTTGCCGGCCTTGAATTGAAGAGGGAGGTTATGGTGGGGGAATTATCTTCAATTAAAAAAGCCTCAGCCCCATTGTTGGCAGCTTTAGGTGGCATGGCAGTTCCGGCCCTCATTTTTATTAGCCTAAATTTAGGCACTGAAAATATAAAGGGTTGGGGCATCCCTATGGCTACCGATATCGCATATTCACTAGGGATTATTGGCCTACTGGGAAAAAATGTCCCCAGGCAGTTAAAAACATTTTTAATAGCCCTCGCTATTGCTGACGATATAGGTGCCATATTGGTGATAGCATTGTTTTATAGCAACGAGTTGAGCTGGATATACCTTGGATCGGGCATGGGGGCATTTGGGTTATTATTATTAATGAATTGGACTGGGATCAAAAATTTGATTTGGTATATTATTATTGGGATCATCTTATGGTATTGCTTCCTTAATTCGGGGATCCATCCAACTATTGCGGGAGTACTTTTTGCCATTACCATTCCAATAGTGCCCAAATTAGACAGTAAAATATTAAAAGAAAGGACCGCCACAAACGTTACTAATCTTGAGAAAACAGAGCTGGAAAAATTAAATCCTCTTCAGGATAAAAAACAACAAATAATTTTAAAAGCTATTAAAACAGATACTGAGAATTCAAGGCCTCCTTTGCTCAAACTGGAAAATTCCCTTGTTGATTTCAATGCTTTCTTTATCATTCCAATTTTTGCAGTCGCGAATGCGGGAGTAAAGCTCGATGTAAATTTAATTGAGGTTGTTTCCGGTTCTTTAGGGCTGGGGATCCTTTTGGGATTAGCTATTGGGAAAGTAACAGGGATTGGTATTTTTACATTGATCGGGCAAAAACTTGGAGTTTCCGAATTACATATTACACTAAACTGGAAACATATAATTGGAATTGGTATGATCGCGGGAATTGGCTTTACCATGTCCCTTTTTATTACCAATCTCGCATTTAATGATCAGGAATTGATTAAAATTTCGAAAATAAGCATTTTGATAGCTTCATTACTTGCAGCTATTGGCGGTGCGGTAATTCTCTTATTAACTTCCAATAAAGGAAGGAAAAATATAGTTAAGTGA
- the lpdA gene encoding dihydrolipoyl dehydrogenase produces the protein MEKFDVTIIGSGPGGYVSAIRCAQLGLKVAIIERYNTLGGTCLNVGCIPSKAWLEASEHYYKLKHQFENFGIDVKEANVDILKMNQRVQDVVQEIINGVDYLMKKNKVAVYQGHGTIKDKNTIEIKGGDKTETITTDKIIIATGSKPASLPNIKIDKKRIISSTEALALQEIPKHLMVVGGGVIGVEIGSVFARLGSKVSIVEYFDSLIATMDGALGHQLHRSLRKQGIDFYLEHKVTNATATEDKVELKAENLSDKEEMSLDGDYCLMAIGRKPYTASLGLENIGVETNEKGQITVDKNLETNVKGVYAIGDVIRGAMLAHKASEEGVFVAESIAGQKPHINYSLIPNIVYTQPEVAGVGLTEEELKKTNRSIKTGSFPYKANARAKISMDTDGFIKVIADKETDEILGVHMIGPRIADSYTEAVVAMEFRAAAEDIARMSHGHPTFSETFKEACLAATEDRALHI, from the coding sequence ATGGAAAAATTTGATGTAACTATAATAGGATCTGGCCCGGGCGGGTATGTAAGTGCGATCCGTTGCGCCCAATTAGGATTAAAAGTAGCCATTATTGAAAGGTACAACACGCTTGGCGGCACCTGCCTTAACGTGGGCTGTATCCCGTCAAAAGCCTGGTTGGAAGCCTCTGAGCATTATTACAAACTCAAGCATCAATTCGAAAATTTTGGGATTGATGTTAAAGAGGCCAATGTCGATATCCTGAAAATGAACCAAAGGGTTCAGGATGTGGTACAGGAAATCATCAATGGTGTTGATTATCTGATGAAAAAGAACAAGGTTGCCGTCTATCAAGGCCACGGCACCATCAAGGACAAAAACACGATTGAGATTAAGGGCGGGGACAAAACGGAAACCATAACAACCGATAAAATCATCATTGCCACAGGGTCCAAACCCGCTTCACTGCCCAATATTAAAATAGACAAAAAGCGTATCATCTCTTCCACCGAAGCCCTTGCCCTACAGGAAATCCCCAAGCACTTAATGGTCGTTGGGGGTGGCGTTATCGGTGTTGAGATAGGTTCCGTATTCGCCCGCCTGGGTTCAAAGGTTTCCATAGTAGAATATTTTGATAGCCTTATCGCCACTATGGACGGCGCACTGGGACATCAATTGCACCGTTCCCTTAGAAAACAGGGAATTGATTTTTATTTGGAACATAAGGTGACAAACGCAACGGCAACTGAGGATAAAGTAGAATTGAAAGCGGAAAATCTTTCCGATAAAGAAGAAATGAGTTTAGATGGCGATTACTGTCTTATGGCCATTGGCCGAAAACCATACACCGCCAGTTTAGGGCTTGAAAATATAGGAGTGGAAACCAATGAGAAAGGACAGATAACGGTAGATAAAAACCTTGAAACCAATGTCAAGGGTGTGTATGCCATTGGGGATGTAATCCGGGGGGCAATGCTTGCCCATAAAGCCAGTGAAGAAGGCGTTTTTGTAGCCGAAAGCATAGCAGGTCAAAAGCCACATATCAATTATTCCCTTATCCCAAATATCGTGTACACCCAGCCTGAGGTCGCCGGTGTAGGCTTGACGGAAGAAGAACTGAAGAAGACCAATAGAAGTATAAAAACGGGCTCTTTTCCCTATAAGGCAAACGCACGGGCGAAGATAAGTATGGATACGGATGGTTTTATCAAGGTAATCGCAGATAAGGAAACCGATGAGATATTGGGCGTGCATATGATAGGCCCTCGCATAGCAGACAGTTATACCGAAGCGGTGGTAGCGATGGAATTTAGGGCGGCTGCCGAGGATATTGCAAGAATGTCACACGGTCACCCCACATTTTCCGAGACCTTTAAGGAGGCCTGTCTGGCAGCTACCGAAGACAGGGCGTTGCATATTTAA
- a CDS encoding sodium:calcium antiporter codes for MNAWLWVVVLGLAAWAAHWGADQLLTPLKMLRKQWGLTASAGAAFLAIVTASPEVAINITSAARGVSDIGLGNLLGSNIISIPLMVTIAYFASRRKFKNNKEHQKHLDANLLALNKRSVSVLSIPYLVIIGLVAILTLPKAWRGLQPIDGWIMLAAYAAFLTHAIIKGREKGQKVEWDKKKIWLSVAGALAIAVGAFFIVKATENIVSALNISEIVGGLFITGIMTTAPEIFKTWSVVKGGEVTAGTTSVIADNAVTMTVAFFPLALVTTPIEDFQLFWVNLAFVGLMPLLYSVFVHQSKELHGFSRWQIFVFDAAYIVYLLTMVFFVLKLF; via the coding sequence ATGAACGCTTGGCTTTGGGTAGTAGTATTGGGATTGGCAGCTTGGGCTGCCCATTGGGGTGCTGATCAACTCCTTACCCCTTTAAAGATGCTGCGCAAACAATGGGGGCTTACTGCTTCTGCAGGGGCAGCTTTCCTGGCTATTGTAACAGCGAGCCCTGAAGTGGCGATAAATATTACGAGCGCCGCCCGTGGGGTATCTGATATCGGGTTGGGGAATTTGCTTGGTTCCAATATCATTTCCATTCCGCTCATGGTAACCATTGCATACTTTGCTTCCAGAAGAAAGTTTAAAAACAATAAGGAGCATCAAAAACATTTGGATGCCAACCTGCTGGCCCTGAACAAACGTTCCGTCTCGGTATTATCTATCCCCTATCTGGTAATTATCGGGTTGGTGGCTATATTAACGCTTCCCAAAGCCTGGCGTGGATTACAACCCATTGATGGGTGGATCATGCTGGCTGCCTATGCGGCTTTTTTAACGCATGCCATTATAAAAGGCAGGGAAAAGGGTCAGAAGGTAGAATGGGATAAAAAGAAAATATGGCTTTCGGTTGCAGGGGCCCTGGCCATAGCCGTGGGGGCTTTTTTTATTGTAAAAGCTACCGAAAATATTGTTTCGGCACTGAATATTTCCGAAATTGTTGGAGGGTTGTTTATCACCGGAATTATGACTACCGCCCCTGAAATATTCAAAACATGGAGTGTGGTAAAGGGAGGTGAAGTGACTGCGGGTACCACCAGTGTGATTGCAGATAATGCCGTTACCATGACAGTGGCATTTTTCCCCCTGGCACTGGTAACGACCCCAATCGAAGATTTCCAGTTGTTTTGGGTCAACCTGGCTTTTGTAGGACTGATGCCGCTTTTATATTCAGTATTTGTCCATCAAAGCAAGGAACTTCACGGGTTCAGCAGATGGCAGATATTCGTTTTCGATGCAGCGTATATTGTATATCTTTTAACTATGGTGTTTTTTGTTCTAAAACTATTTTAA
- a CDS encoding di-heme oxidoredictase family protein, whose product MKIEWLSLIIFIAFFTSCEKLADEYGPVPPKENELLDGPVEGLSVEEQIQFLNGDIAFNDEVFTAETGLGPVFVGTSCVSCHSGDGKGHPFNQFIRFGQSDTLGNPFADFGDGKNQLQNKAIQGFQPEKLPPGAPFTTLVAPAVTGLGFLDAVPDESILSLADPYDENGDGISGRAHFAYPPEYVQIRPNSISRGGKYIFRFGKKAISYDLLHQTVGAYNQDIGITSLFEPIDPYSGLEEDPEISTQVVNEVVFYLKTLKAPIPRNQNDPDVVSGKQIFSRIQCAACHTPSMKTGYSPIEALSNKGFHPYTDLLLHDMGPGLDDGYTEGFAETSEWRTPPLWGIGLSENSQGGGLFLLHDGRARSIEEAILMHGGEAKNSRDEFNALSNQEKKQLLEFINSL is encoded by the coding sequence ATGAAAATAGAATGGTTAAGTCTAATTATTTTTATCGCTTTTTTTACATCCTGTGAAAAATTAGCTGATGAATATGGTCCTGTTCCTCCAAAGGAAAATGAACTTCTTGATGGCCCTGTAGAAGGATTATCAGTTGAAGAGCAGATTCAGTTCTTGAATGGGGATATAGCGTTCAATGATGAAGTATTTACCGCAGAAACTGGACTCGGCCCCGTTTTCGTAGGTACTAGCTGTGTTAGTTGTCATTCTGGGGATGGTAAAGGTCACCCGTTTAATCAATTTATAAGATTCGGTCAAAGTGATACTTTAGGAAATCCTTTTGCAGACTTTGGGGATGGTAAAAATCAATTACAGAATAAAGCAATTCAGGGGTTTCAGCCTGAAAAGCTACCTCCAGGAGCACCCTTCACAACCTTGGTTGCGCCTGCGGTCACAGGATTAGGTTTTTTGGATGCTGTTCCAGATGAAAGTATACTTTCTCTAGCCGATCCTTATGATGAGAATGGCGACGGAATAAGTGGTAGAGCTCATTTCGCATATCCTCCTGAATATGTTCAAATTCGGCCAAATAGTATTTCACGTGGAGGTAAATATATTTTTAGGTTTGGTAAAAAGGCAATTAGTTATGACTTATTGCATCAAACAGTAGGTGCGTATAATCAAGATATAGGTATTACATCATTATTTGAACCTATAGATCCTTATAGCGGGCTGGAAGAGGACCCGGAAATCAGTACTCAGGTAGTTAACGAGGTGGTTTTTTATTTAAAAACCTTAAAAGCTCCGATACCTCGAAATCAAAATGATCCTGATGTTGTATCTGGCAAACAAATTTTTTCCCGAATTCAATGTGCTGCCTGCCATACCCCAAGCATGAAAACGGGATATTCGCCTATCGAAGCACTATCTAATAAAGGATTTCATCCCTATACAGATTTACTACTTCATGATATGGGTCCTGGTCTGGACGATGGATATACCGAAGGTTTTGCTGAAACATCCGAATGGAGAACCCCTCCGCTATGGGGAATTGGCCTTTCTGAAAACTCACAAGGAGGAGGTTTGTTTCTTTTACATGATGGCAGGGCAAGAAGTATTGAGGAAGCCATTTTGATGCATGGCGGTGAAGCCAAAAATTCAAGGGATGAGTTCAATGCCCTATCGAATCAGGAAAAAAAGCAACTACTTGAATTTATAAATTCATTATGA
- a CDS encoding universal stress protein codes for MKIIVPIDFSQSSKIGVEYAIKVAESLNSEIIFVHAYSEGYQYAGYGAIVYPVPDNFSSYQKLYKEKMLEFLENFPRLATIKYKSMVAPGRPSDIIYQLATEEKAGLIIMGTEGAGEVEGYLAGTTSEKVSKDVPCPVLVVPEDLETFGLKRICLALDSDNLKPDRELKVLADLLKAFNARLFIFHFAKSKDEVIKEQEIKNYYEEFFNLQNISVHLFSEGKTEDKITGFLKDNAIDILALLYRKHAFIEKLTELGLRRKMIFKSEVPVLILK; via the coding sequence ATGAAAATAATAGTTCCGATTGATTTTAGTCAAAGTTCCAAAATTGGAGTTGAGTATGCCATAAAGGTGGCCGAATCTTTAAATTCAGAAATTATCTTTGTTCATGCCTATTCTGAAGGTTATCAATATGCCGGATACGGGGCTATAGTTTATCCGGTTCCCGACAACTTTAGTTCTTATCAGAAATTGTACAAAGAAAAAATGCTGGAATTTCTCGAAAATTTTCCACGTCTGGCGACAATAAAATATAAGAGTATGGTAGCCCCAGGAAGACCTTCAGATATAATTTATCAATTAGCAACAGAAGAAAAAGCAGGTTTGATAATTATGGGGACAGAAGGTGCAGGTGAGGTAGAAGGTTACCTTGCAGGAACTACCAGTGAAAAAGTGAGCAAGGATGTACCCTGCCCTGTGCTGGTTGTACCTGAAGATTTAGAAACTTTTGGTTTAAAAAGAATTTGTCTGGCGCTGGATTCAGATAATCTGAAACCTGATAGGGAACTAAAGGTTCTGGCTGATCTATTAAAGGCATTTAACGCGCGCCTTTTTATATTTCATTTTGCTAAAAGTAAAGATGAAGTTATTAAAGAACAGGAGATAAAAAACTATTATGAGGAGTTTTTTAATCTACAGAATATTTCTGTTCACCTTTTTTCCGAAGGGAAAACTGAAGATAAAATAACCGGTTTTTTGAAAGATAATGCCATAGATATTTTGGCGCTACTTTACAGGAAACATGCCTTTATAGAAAAACTAACTGAACTGGGGCTGAGACGGAAAATGATTTTCAAATCAGAAGTTCCTGTACTTATTTTAAAATGA
- a CDS encoding lipoprotein signal peptidase: MNKSSVALLILLLLVIDQAIKIYVKTHFYYGEEYFVFGLDWFRLHFLENAGMAWGFKFGEGYLAKFVLILFRFVAVIWGTFYIKKMIREGYAKVFIICAAFIYAGALGNLIDGAFYGLIFEKSDPALRNIAEIFSSGGGYAGFLNGNVVDMWYFPIIDTRLPEWLPLWGGNEFTFFDPVFNTADVWISTGVILLLIFQSQQKKDQKISDKKKLKYTESNRTIIKID, from the coding sequence ATGAATAAAAGTAGTGTAGCATTATTAATTTTACTGTTGTTGGTAATAGACCAGGCCATAAAGATTTATGTGAAGACCCATTTTTATTATGGCGAGGAATATTTTGTGTTTGGCCTGGATTGGTTTCGCTTACATTTTTTGGAGAATGCCGGCATGGCCTGGGGCTTTAAATTTGGCGAAGGTTATCTGGCCAAATTTGTTTTAATACTATTTCGCTTCGTAGCCGTTATTTGGGGGACCTTTTATATCAAAAAGATGATACGTGAAGGATATGCAAAAGTCTTTATAATCTGTGCCGCATTTATATACGCAGGTGCATTGGGCAATTTGATTGACGGTGCATTTTACGGACTGATTTTTGAAAAAAGTGATCCCGCACTTCGCAATATTGCAGAAATATTCTCCTCAGGCGGTGGTTATGCCGGATTTTTAAATGGCAATGTGGTGGATATGTGGTACTTCCCTATTATTGATACAAGGCTTCCGGAATGGCTGCCATTATGGGGAGGTAATGAATTTACTTTTTTCGACCCTGTATTCAATACCGCAGATGTTTGGATTAGCACGGGAGTGATTTTACTCCTGATCTTTCAAAGCCAACAAAAAAAAGACCAGAAAATATCGGATAAGAAAAAGTTGAAATATACTGAAAGTAACAGGACAATTATAAAAATCGATTAG
- a CDS encoding SpoIIAA family protein has translation MLQIIEISGDNIIATRASGDLSEMDIEKVHPIIHAILDKGLNVRWYFEMENFTGWDFPGLWEDLKMDTAHAKDYEKIAMVGDKKWQDWITKFMKPFTNAEVKYFDLEEKEIAKKWIKQ, from the coding sequence ATGTTACAAATTATAGAGATTTCAGGAGATAATATTATTGCAACCAGAGCATCGGGAGATTTATCCGAAATGGATATTGAGAAGGTACATCCCATTATTCATGCTATTTTGGACAAAGGATTAAACGTACGCTGGTATTTTGAAATGGAGAATTTTACCGGCTGGGATTTTCCAGGCCTGTGGGAAGATCTAAAAATGGATACTGCCCACGCAAAAGATTATGAAAAAATCGCCATGGTAGGTGATAAAAAATGGCAGGACTGGATTACAAAGTTCATGAAACCTTTTACCAATGCTGAAGTAAAATATTTTGACTTAGAGGAAAAGGAGATTGCCAAAAAGTGGATTAAACAATAA
- a CDS encoding Fur family transcriptional regulator: MTKTEKKLSSKGIRPTEMRLKIYKYLKRKTYAVSLNEMQKVFINKNIKTANKTTFYRAIKLFEKKSMVHQIDDGTAFAKYAISDENAKGKHSTDLHMHFHCTNCKKTICLPNKISEESLPNQYEVNDVNLVLKGICKNCSKK; encoded by the coding sequence ATGACAAAAACGGAAAAAAAATTATCGTCAAAAGGGATACGTCCCACTGAAATGAGGTTGAAAATTTACAAATACCTCAAAAGGAAAACTTATGCAGTAAGTTTAAATGAAATGCAAAAAGTCTTTATCAATAAAAATATCAAAACAGCCAATAAGACCACTTTCTACAGGGCGATAAAGCTCTTTGAGAAAAAAAGCATGGTGCACCAAATTGACGATGGAACTGCTTTTGCAAAATATGCGATTTCCGATGAAAACGCCAAAGGTAAACACAGTACAGATTTACATATGCACTTTCATTGTACCAATTGTAAGAAAACAATCTGTTTACCAAATAAAATATCGGAAGAGAGTTTGCCAAACCAGTATGAGGTGAACGATGTGAACCTAGTTTTAAAAGGGATATGTAAAAACTGTAGTAAAAAATAA
- a CDS encoding cation transporter, whose product MNKSTFIVSQMDCPSEEQMIRMKLESYAQVKYLDFDIPNRKLEVYHLEGNEEIKASISELKLGDKFMGTEEAEPPVIEDQSKQKTILWWVLGINFGFFIIEMTTGWISSSMGLIADSLDMLADSIVYALSLFAVGGAISRKKKVAKFSGYFQIALATLGFAEVLRRFFTSSETPMFEWMIIVSILALLGNLISLWLINKAKSKEAHMQASAIFTSNDIIVNGGVILAGVLVYFLDSKWPDLVIGGIVFTFVMRGAIRILKLSK is encoded by the coding sequence ATGAACAAAAGTACTTTTATAGTAAGTCAAATGGACTGTCCTTCAGAAGAACAGATGATCCGGATGAAATTGGAATCTTATGCTCAAGTGAAATATTTGGATTTTGATATACCCAATCGAAAACTTGAAGTATATCACCTTGAAGGGAATGAGGAAATCAAAGCCTCGATTTCAGAATTAAAATTAGGTGATAAATTTATGGGGACCGAAGAAGCCGAGCCTCCCGTAATAGAAGACCAATCCAAACAGAAAACAATCCTTTGGTGGGTCCTGGGGATAAATTTCGGCTTTTTCATTATCGAAATGACCACGGGGTGGATTTCTTCTTCTATGGGCCTAATTGCAGATTCTTTGGATATGCTGGCAGATTCGATAGTATATGCGCTAAGTTTATTTGCAGTAGGTGGTGCCATTTCCAGAAAAAAGAAGGTGGCAAAATTCAGCGGCTACTTTCAAATTGCATTGGCAACACTTGGTTTTGCAGAGGTATTAAGAAGGTTTTTTACAAGTAGTGAAACACCAATGTTCGAATGGATGATCATAGTTTCCATTTTAGCCTTACTGGGGAACCTTATTTCGCTCTGGTTGATAAATAAGGCCAAAAGTAAGGAGGCGCATATGCAGGCCAGTGCTATTTTTACGTCCAATGATATCATCGTAAACGGCGGGGTGATACTGGCCGGGGTGCTGGTCTATTTTCTGGATAGCAAATGGCCCGATTTGGTAATTGGCGGCATCGTTTTCACGTTTGTAATGCGGGGCGCCATAAGAATTTTAAAATTATCTAAATAA
- a CDS encoding APC family permease: protein MAELKKSLGTLRLTFYGVGTIVGAGIYTVIGAAAGQAGTDLWLSFIFAAIAASVSAMSYAELSSTYPNAGAEFIFVRKAFPKIDIPSFLTGWTIAFHSSATIAAVLLAFSGYFNTFFNIPSLLVSYAVLLILAFISITGIKKSSTANIIMVSIQLLGLFILIAVGLLETGPPKSEFFKVESFSGTLAATATLFFVYTGFEHMAALGSEVKNPGKTIPRAFLLTMVFTTIIYLLISFTVLNISDPAEIAKVNSPLSLAASNLNSWLPVALAVAALFATANAAFSGIISISRLLFGMASVGELPKFMTKTNAQKVPWVTTLVVMAAVAAFLLLGDIKIVAGMSSLGALLVFVAVNIALIVLRYKAPDKERPFKVPLSIGKVPILPILAIIISLSLVVQFNWQVYVAFVGAIIVGIVLDYFLDKKSKNEMDPEKEKELFNH from the coding sequence ATGGCAGAATTAAAAAAATCTCTGGGTACTCTTCGCCTTACTTTTTATGGTGTAGGTACCATTGTTGGTGCTGGAATATATACTGTAATTGGTGCAGCCGCTGGACAGGCGGGAACAGACCTTTGGTTGAGTTTTATTTTTGCCGCCATTGCGGCCAGTGTCTCGGCAATGTCGTATGCAGAGCTGTCCTCTACCTATCCTAATGCCGGTGCAGAATTCATTTTTGTACGGAAAGCTTTTCCAAAAATCGACATTCCATCTTTTCTAACAGGTTGGACGATTGCATTTCACAGTTCGGCCACCATCGCCGCGGTGCTACTTGCTTTTTCAGGGTATTTCAATACGTTTTTTAACATCCCTTCCTTACTGGTTAGCTATGCTGTGCTACTGATTCTTGCATTTATAAGCATTACGGGCATCAAAAAATCATCTACCGCCAATATCATTATGGTCAGTATTCAGCTATTGGGATTGTTTATTCTTATTGCGGTCGGACTTTTGGAAACAGGACCACCAAAATCAGAATTTTTTAAAGTGGAGTCCTTTTCCGGCACCCTGGCAGCGACTGCTACCTTATTTTTTGTTTATACCGGCTTTGAGCATATGGCAGCATTGGGTTCCGAGGTAAAAAATCCGGGCAAGACGATTCCGAGGGCATTTTTATTGACAATGGTGTTTACCACAATTATATACCTACTAATATCTTTTACGGTACTCAATATAAGTGACCCCGCAGAAATAGCAAAGGTAAATTCCCCATTGTCGCTGGCCGCTTCAAATTTAAATTCCTGGTTGCCCGTAGCCCTGGCAGTTGCGGCACTTTTTGCTACGGCTAATGCGGCTTTTAGTGGCATTATTTCCATTAGCAGGTTGCTTTTCGGTATGGCAAGCGTGGGCGAGCTTCCAAAATTTATGACCAAGACCAATGCACAGAAAGTACCCTGGGTAACTACACTGGTGGTTATGGCTGCGGTAGCGGCATTTTTGTTATTGGGAGATATTAAAATTGTCGCAGGAATGTCCTCTTTAGGGGCGTTACTCGTTTTTGTAGCTGTGAATATTGCACTCATCGTTTTGCGTTATAAAGCACCTGACAAAGAAAGACCTTTTAAAGTTCCCCTTTCCATAGGGAAAGTACCTATCCTACCCATTTTGGCCATAATTATTAGCCTGTCTCTGGTAGTTCAGTTTAACTGGCAGGTGTATGTTGCTTTTGTGGGAGCAATTATAGTGGGCATCGTGCTGGATTATTTTTTGGACAAAAAGTCAAAGAATGAGATGGATCCCGAAAAAGAAAAAGAACTGTTCAACCATTAA